One segment of Rosa chinensis cultivar Old Blush chromosome 6, RchiOBHm-V2, whole genome shotgun sequence DNA contains the following:
- the LOC112170495 gene encoding probable E3 ubiquitin-protein ligase ARI2 isoform X1, with the protein MEDDCLGSDEEFYTSDQEDDYSIEGLEESIDGLENEDSDTPWIPPKGTTTKVITKESLLVAQKEDLRRVMDLLFLREHHARTLLIHHRWDVEKLFAVLVEKGRAFLFAEAGVSVVEHQDSEPLLPSPTIMCAICIEDVPSNEATKMDCGHCFCNGCWTEHFVVKINDGQSKRIRCMAHKCNAICDEAVVRNLVSKSHPNLAEKFDRFLLESYIEDNKRVKWCPSTPHCGNAIRVEDDEFCEIECSCGLQFCFRCSSQAHSPCSCLMWELWAKKCRDESETVNWITVHTKPCPKCHKPVEKNGGCNLVSCICGQAFCWLCGGATGRDHTWSSIAGHSCGRYKEDKEKNAERAKRDLYRYMHYHNRYKAHTDSIKLESKLKETIQEKVSISELRESKNRDFSWVTNGLSRLFRSRRVLSYSYPFAFYMFGEELFKDQMTKEEREIKQNLFEDQQQQLEENVEKLSKFLEEPFDNYDEDKVMEVRMQVINLSVVTDKLCQKMYDCIENDLLGSVQLGIHHNIAPYRSKGIEKASELHCGTNGGSMEPEHPSGSGSSFESGCSSRKRARKEGSGGGFFDLNLPAEVVDRN; encoded by the exons ATGGAGGACGATTGCCTGGGCAGCGATGAGGAGTTCTATACCTCCGATCAGGAAGACGATTACTCTATCGAAGGCCTCGAGGAGTCCATCGATGGCCTTGAAAACGAGGACTCTGATACTCCCTGGATTCCCCCTAAGGGCACCACAACTAAG GTGATTACTAAAGAATCTCTTTTGGTGGCACAG AAGGAGGATTTGCGTAGAGTGATGGACTTGCTATTTCTGAGGGAGCACCATGCCCGAACTTTACTCATCCATCACCGGTGGGATGTTGAGAAGCTTTTTGCAGTGCTTGTAGAGAAGGGAAGAGCTTTCTTGTTTGCAGAAGCAGGTGTATCCGTAGTTGAACATCAAGATAGTGAACCACTGCTGCCTTCTCCCACAATAATGTGTGCTATTTGTATAGAGGATGTACCTAGTAATGAGGCAACTAAAATGGACTGTGGACATTGCTTTTGCAACGGCT GTTGGACAGAGCATTTTGTTGTGAAGATAAATGATGGGCAAAGTAAGCGCATTAGGTGCATGGCTCACAAATGTAATGCCATTTGTGATGAAGCCGTTGTTAGAAATCTAGTTAGCAAGAGCCACCCCAATCTTGCAGAGAAATTTGATCGGTTTCTTCTAGAGTCATACATTGAGGATAATAAAAGGGTTAAGTGGTGCCCAAGCACTCCTCATTGTGGAAATGCAATAAGAGTGGAGGATGATGAATTTTGTGAGATTGAATGTTCTTGCGGTCTTCAGTTTTGTTTTCGTTGTTCATCACAAGCCCACTCACCTTGTTCATGTTTGATGTGGGAGCTTTGGGCCAAGAAATGCCGAGATGAATCTGAGACAGTTAATTGGATCACAGTCCATACTAAACCTTGTCCTAAGTGTCACAAACCTGTAGAGAAGAATGGTGGCTGCAACCTTGTGAGTTGTATCTGTGGGCAAGCATTTTG TTGGCTTTGTGGTGGAGCTACTGGCCGAGACCATACATGGTCAAGTATTGCAGGTCATAGCTGTGGGCGATACAAAGAAGACAAAGAGAAAAACGCTGAGCGGGCAAAGCGAGATCTTTATCGGTATATGCACTATCACAACCGTTATAAAGCTCATACTGATTCAATCAAGCTTGAAAGTAAGTTGAAGGAGACTATACAAGAGAAGGTATCAATTTCAGAATTGAGGGAATCGAAGAACAGAGATTTCAGCTGGGTAACGAATGGACTCTCCAGACTTTTTAGGTCAAGGCGGGTTCTTTCATATTCATATCCTTTTGCATTTTATATGTTCGGTGAGGAGCTGTTTAAGGATCAGATGACAAAGGAGGAAagggaaataaaacaaaatttgTTTGAGgaccagcagcagcagcttgAGGAAAATGTTGAAAAACTGTCCAAGTTTTTGGAGGAGCCATTTGATAATTATGACGAGGATAAAGTTATGGAAGTAAGGATGCAAGTGATCAATCTCTCAGTAGTCACAGACAAACTCTGTCAGAAAAT GTATGATTGTATTGAGAATGATTTATTGGGTTCTGTGCAACTCGGTATCCACCACAATATAGCTCCTTACAGGTCAAAGGGCATAGAGAAGGCATCAGAACTCCATTGTGGAACAAATG GAGGATCAATGGAACCAGAACATCCCTCAGGTTCTGGAAGTTCATTTGAGAGTGGCTGCTCTTCTCGGAAGCGTGCAAGGAAGGAGGGTTCTGGAGGTGGCTTTTTTGATCTGAACTTGCCAGCAGAGGTCGTTGACAGAAACTGA
- the LOC112170495 gene encoding probable E3 ubiquitin-protein ligase ARI2 isoform X4, translating into MEDDCLGSDEEFYTSDQEDDYSIEGLEESIDGLENEDSDTPWIPPKGTTTKVITKESLLVAQKEDLRRVMDLLFLREHHARTLLIHHRWDVEKLFAVLVEKGRAFLFAEAGVSVVEHQDSEPLLPSPTIMCAICIEDVPSNEATKMDCGHCFCNGCWTEHFVVKINDGQSKRIRCMAHKCNAICDEAVVRNLVSKSHPNLAEKFDRFLLESYIEDNKRVKWCPSTPHCGNAIRVEDDEFCEIECSCGLQFCFRCSSQAHSPCSCLMWELWAKKCRDESETVNWITVHTKPCPKCHKPVEKNGGCNLVSCICGQAFCWLCGGATGRDHTWSSIAGHSCGRYKEDKEKNAERAKRDLYRYMHYHNRYKAHTDSIKLESKLKETIQEKVSISELRESKNRDFSWVTNGLSRLFRSRRVLSYSYPFAFYMFGEELFKDQMTKEEREIKQNLFEDQQQQLEENVEKLSKFLEEPFDNYDEDKVMEVRMQVINLSVVTDKLCQKMYDCIENDLLGSVQLGIHHNIAPYRSKGIEKASELHCGTNGLLSHS; encoded by the exons ATGGAGGACGATTGCCTGGGCAGCGATGAGGAGTTCTATACCTCCGATCAGGAAGACGATTACTCTATCGAAGGCCTCGAGGAGTCCATCGATGGCCTTGAAAACGAGGACTCTGATACTCCCTGGATTCCCCCTAAGGGCACCACAACTAAG GTGATTACTAAAGAATCTCTTTTGGTGGCACAG AAGGAGGATTTGCGTAGAGTGATGGACTTGCTATTTCTGAGGGAGCACCATGCCCGAACTTTACTCATCCATCACCGGTGGGATGTTGAGAAGCTTTTTGCAGTGCTTGTAGAGAAGGGAAGAGCTTTCTTGTTTGCAGAAGCAGGTGTATCCGTAGTTGAACATCAAGATAGTGAACCACTGCTGCCTTCTCCCACAATAATGTGTGCTATTTGTATAGAGGATGTACCTAGTAATGAGGCAACTAAAATGGACTGTGGACATTGCTTTTGCAACGGCT GTTGGACAGAGCATTTTGTTGTGAAGATAAATGATGGGCAAAGTAAGCGCATTAGGTGCATGGCTCACAAATGTAATGCCATTTGTGATGAAGCCGTTGTTAGAAATCTAGTTAGCAAGAGCCACCCCAATCTTGCAGAGAAATTTGATCGGTTTCTTCTAGAGTCATACATTGAGGATAATAAAAGGGTTAAGTGGTGCCCAAGCACTCCTCATTGTGGAAATGCAATAAGAGTGGAGGATGATGAATTTTGTGAGATTGAATGTTCTTGCGGTCTTCAGTTTTGTTTTCGTTGTTCATCACAAGCCCACTCACCTTGTTCATGTTTGATGTGGGAGCTTTGGGCCAAGAAATGCCGAGATGAATCTGAGACAGTTAATTGGATCACAGTCCATACTAAACCTTGTCCTAAGTGTCACAAACCTGTAGAGAAGAATGGTGGCTGCAACCTTGTGAGTTGTATCTGTGGGCAAGCATTTTG TTGGCTTTGTGGTGGAGCTACTGGCCGAGACCATACATGGTCAAGTATTGCAGGTCATAGCTGTGGGCGATACAAAGAAGACAAAGAGAAAAACGCTGAGCGGGCAAAGCGAGATCTTTATCGGTATATGCACTATCACAACCGTTATAAAGCTCATACTGATTCAATCAAGCTTGAAAGTAAGTTGAAGGAGACTATACAAGAGAAGGTATCAATTTCAGAATTGAGGGAATCGAAGAACAGAGATTTCAGCTGGGTAACGAATGGACTCTCCAGACTTTTTAGGTCAAGGCGGGTTCTTTCATATTCATATCCTTTTGCATTTTATATGTTCGGTGAGGAGCTGTTTAAGGATCAGATGACAAAGGAGGAAagggaaataaaacaaaatttgTTTGAGgaccagcagcagcagcttgAGGAAAATGTTGAAAAACTGTCCAAGTTTTTGGAGGAGCCATTTGATAATTATGACGAGGATAAAGTTATGGAAGTAAGGATGCAAGTGATCAATCTCTCAGTAGTCACAGACAAACTCTGTCAGAAAAT GTATGATTGTATTGAGAATGATTTATTGGGTTCTGTGCAACTCGGTATCCACCACAATATAGCTCCTTACAGGTCAAAGGGCATAGAGAAGGCATCAGAACTCCATTGTGGAACAAATG GTTTGCTGTCTCACTCCTGA
- the LOC112170495 gene encoding probable E3 ubiquitin-protein ligase ARI2 isoform X2: MEDDCLGSDEEFYTSDQEDDYSIEGLEESIDGLENEDSDTPWIPPKGTTTKVITKESLLVAQKEDLRRVMDLLFLREHHARTLLIHHRWDVEKLFAVLVEKGRAFLFAEAGVSVVEHQDSEPLLPSPTIMCAICIEDVPSNEATKMDCGHCFCNGCWTEHFVVKINDGQSKRIRCMAHKCNAICDEAVVRNLVSKSHPNLAEKFDRFLLESYIEDNKRVKWCPSTPHCGNAIRVEDDEFCEIECSCGLQFCFRCSSQAHSPCSCLMWELWAKKCRDESETVNWITVHTKPCPKCHKPVEKNGGCNLVSCICGQAFCWLCGGATGRDHTWSSIAGHSCGRYKEDKEKNAERAKRDLYRYMHYHNRYKAHTDSIKLESKLKETIQEKVSISELRESKNRDFSWVTNGLSRLFRSRRVLSYSYPFAFYMFGEELFKDQMTKEEREIKQNLFEDQQQQLEENVEKLSKFLEEPFDNYDEDKVMEVRMQVINLSVVTDKLCQKMYDCIENDLLGSVQLGIHHNIAPYRSKGIEKASELHCGTNGVQTSNVPFLPSSDEKEFLNAFDHA; the protein is encoded by the exons ATGGAGGACGATTGCCTGGGCAGCGATGAGGAGTTCTATACCTCCGATCAGGAAGACGATTACTCTATCGAAGGCCTCGAGGAGTCCATCGATGGCCTTGAAAACGAGGACTCTGATACTCCCTGGATTCCCCCTAAGGGCACCACAACTAAG GTGATTACTAAAGAATCTCTTTTGGTGGCACAG AAGGAGGATTTGCGTAGAGTGATGGACTTGCTATTTCTGAGGGAGCACCATGCCCGAACTTTACTCATCCATCACCGGTGGGATGTTGAGAAGCTTTTTGCAGTGCTTGTAGAGAAGGGAAGAGCTTTCTTGTTTGCAGAAGCAGGTGTATCCGTAGTTGAACATCAAGATAGTGAACCACTGCTGCCTTCTCCCACAATAATGTGTGCTATTTGTATAGAGGATGTACCTAGTAATGAGGCAACTAAAATGGACTGTGGACATTGCTTTTGCAACGGCT GTTGGACAGAGCATTTTGTTGTGAAGATAAATGATGGGCAAAGTAAGCGCATTAGGTGCATGGCTCACAAATGTAATGCCATTTGTGATGAAGCCGTTGTTAGAAATCTAGTTAGCAAGAGCCACCCCAATCTTGCAGAGAAATTTGATCGGTTTCTTCTAGAGTCATACATTGAGGATAATAAAAGGGTTAAGTGGTGCCCAAGCACTCCTCATTGTGGAAATGCAATAAGAGTGGAGGATGATGAATTTTGTGAGATTGAATGTTCTTGCGGTCTTCAGTTTTGTTTTCGTTGTTCATCACAAGCCCACTCACCTTGTTCATGTTTGATGTGGGAGCTTTGGGCCAAGAAATGCCGAGATGAATCTGAGACAGTTAATTGGATCACAGTCCATACTAAACCTTGTCCTAAGTGTCACAAACCTGTAGAGAAGAATGGTGGCTGCAACCTTGTGAGTTGTATCTGTGGGCAAGCATTTTG TTGGCTTTGTGGTGGAGCTACTGGCCGAGACCATACATGGTCAAGTATTGCAGGTCATAGCTGTGGGCGATACAAAGAAGACAAAGAGAAAAACGCTGAGCGGGCAAAGCGAGATCTTTATCGGTATATGCACTATCACAACCGTTATAAAGCTCATACTGATTCAATCAAGCTTGAAAGTAAGTTGAAGGAGACTATACAAGAGAAGGTATCAATTTCAGAATTGAGGGAATCGAAGAACAGAGATTTCAGCTGGGTAACGAATGGACTCTCCAGACTTTTTAGGTCAAGGCGGGTTCTTTCATATTCATATCCTTTTGCATTTTATATGTTCGGTGAGGAGCTGTTTAAGGATCAGATGACAAAGGAGGAAagggaaataaaacaaaatttgTTTGAGgaccagcagcagcagcttgAGGAAAATGTTGAAAAACTGTCCAAGTTTTTGGAGGAGCCATTTGATAATTATGACGAGGATAAAGTTATGGAAGTAAGGATGCAAGTGATCAATCTCTCAGTAGTCACAGACAAACTCTGTCAGAAAAT GTATGATTGTATTGAGAATGATTTATTGGGTTCTGTGCAACTCGGTATCCACCACAATATAGCTCCTTACAGGTCAAAGGGCATAGAGAAGGCATCAGAACTCCATTGTGGAACAAATG GCGTGCAGACCAGCAATGTTCCATTTCTTCCAAGTTCAGATGAAAAAGAATTTCTTAATGCATTTGATCATGCATAG
- the LOC112170495 gene encoding probable E3 ubiquitin-protein ligase ARI2 isoform X3, with protein MEDDCLGSDEEFYTSDQEDDYSIEGLEESIDGLENEDSDTPWIPPKGTTTKVITKESLLVAQKEDLRRVMDLLFLREHHARTLLIHHRWDVEKLFAVLVEKGRAFLFAEAGVSVVEHQDSEPLLPSPTIMCAICIEDVPSNEATKMDCGHCFCNGCWTEHFVVKINDGQSKRIRCMAHKCNAICDEAVVRNLVSKSHPNLAEKFDRFLLESYIEDNKRVKWCPSTPHCGNAIRVEDDEFCEIECSCGLQFCFRCSSQAHSPCSCLMWELWAKKCRDESETVNWITVHTKPCPKCHKPVEKNGGCNLVSCICGQAFCWLCGGATGRDHTWSSIAGHSCGRYKEDKEKNAERAKRDLYRYMHYHNRYKAHTDSIKLESKLKETIQEKVSISELRESKNRDFSWVTNGLSRLFRSRRVLSYSYPFAFYMFGEELFKDQMTKEEREIKQNLFEDQQQQLEENVEKLSKFLEEPFDNYDEDKVMEVRMQVINLSVVTDKLCQKMYDCIENDLLGSVQLGIHHNIAPYRSKGIEKASELHCGTNDQQCSISSKFR; from the exons ATGGAGGACGATTGCCTGGGCAGCGATGAGGAGTTCTATACCTCCGATCAGGAAGACGATTACTCTATCGAAGGCCTCGAGGAGTCCATCGATGGCCTTGAAAACGAGGACTCTGATACTCCCTGGATTCCCCCTAAGGGCACCACAACTAAG GTGATTACTAAAGAATCTCTTTTGGTGGCACAG AAGGAGGATTTGCGTAGAGTGATGGACTTGCTATTTCTGAGGGAGCACCATGCCCGAACTTTACTCATCCATCACCGGTGGGATGTTGAGAAGCTTTTTGCAGTGCTTGTAGAGAAGGGAAGAGCTTTCTTGTTTGCAGAAGCAGGTGTATCCGTAGTTGAACATCAAGATAGTGAACCACTGCTGCCTTCTCCCACAATAATGTGTGCTATTTGTATAGAGGATGTACCTAGTAATGAGGCAACTAAAATGGACTGTGGACATTGCTTTTGCAACGGCT GTTGGACAGAGCATTTTGTTGTGAAGATAAATGATGGGCAAAGTAAGCGCATTAGGTGCATGGCTCACAAATGTAATGCCATTTGTGATGAAGCCGTTGTTAGAAATCTAGTTAGCAAGAGCCACCCCAATCTTGCAGAGAAATTTGATCGGTTTCTTCTAGAGTCATACATTGAGGATAATAAAAGGGTTAAGTGGTGCCCAAGCACTCCTCATTGTGGAAATGCAATAAGAGTGGAGGATGATGAATTTTGTGAGATTGAATGTTCTTGCGGTCTTCAGTTTTGTTTTCGTTGTTCATCACAAGCCCACTCACCTTGTTCATGTTTGATGTGGGAGCTTTGGGCCAAGAAATGCCGAGATGAATCTGAGACAGTTAATTGGATCACAGTCCATACTAAACCTTGTCCTAAGTGTCACAAACCTGTAGAGAAGAATGGTGGCTGCAACCTTGTGAGTTGTATCTGTGGGCAAGCATTTTG TTGGCTTTGTGGTGGAGCTACTGGCCGAGACCATACATGGTCAAGTATTGCAGGTCATAGCTGTGGGCGATACAAAGAAGACAAAGAGAAAAACGCTGAGCGGGCAAAGCGAGATCTTTATCGGTATATGCACTATCACAACCGTTATAAAGCTCATACTGATTCAATCAAGCTTGAAAGTAAGTTGAAGGAGACTATACAAGAGAAGGTATCAATTTCAGAATTGAGGGAATCGAAGAACAGAGATTTCAGCTGGGTAACGAATGGACTCTCCAGACTTTTTAGGTCAAGGCGGGTTCTTTCATATTCATATCCTTTTGCATTTTATATGTTCGGTGAGGAGCTGTTTAAGGATCAGATGACAAAGGAGGAAagggaaataaaacaaaatttgTTTGAGgaccagcagcagcagcttgAGGAAAATGTTGAAAAACTGTCCAAGTTTTTGGAGGAGCCATTTGATAATTATGACGAGGATAAAGTTATGGAAGTAAGGATGCAAGTGATCAATCTCTCAGTAGTCACAGACAAACTCTGTCAGAAAAT GTATGATTGTATTGAGAATGATTTATTGGGTTCTGTGCAACTCGGTATCCACCACAATATAGCTCCTTACAGGTCAAAGGGCATAGAGAAGGCATCAGAACTCCATTGTGGAACAAATG ACCAGCAATGTTCCATTTCTTCCAAGTTCAGATGA